TATAACCATTGGCTCAACTTGACCGCAGTGGCTGTGCGGTTTTTCAAGTTTAGAAGCCCGCATAAAGTTTTCTGGTTATTCAAAGTCTGTGCCTCGCAATCCAGCGGCAAGTTAGCCAAAACGTTATGGGTATTGATTGAGAATCAAATTAAACTAACATTTCATAGGAGCTAAATCATGAAAGGTTTAAAAGTTATCTTAAGTTTTGTCTTCGTTTGTCTATTATTATTCTCTTGTGATAGCGATAGAAGCAAATCTAATTACTTAAAACAATCAAAAAGCACATACCAGAGAATTTTGGAATCTGGTAAAATTAGGGTTGGATATATTTCATATCCACCGAGCTTTATCAAGGACCCTAATACTGGAAAATTTTCAGGTATATTTCACGAAGTGCTTCAGGAAATTGGCAAGAAACTACAATTGAAAATTGAATACACAGAAGAAGTGGGGTGGGGTTCAATGATTGAAGCAATCAATTCAGGAAGAGTTGATTTGATTTGCACAGGTGTTTGGCCTACAACTGAAAGGGGCAAACATGTTGATTTTACTAAGCCTCTTTATTACAGCACAGTAAGAGCTTACGTTAGGTTCAACGATAATAGATTTGATGGAAATTTAACCAAAATAAATAATCCTGATATAAGAATTTCTTCTATCGATGGAGAAATGACATCCATAATTGCTAAATTTGATTTTCCAAAAGCTAAAGAAGTTAGTTTGACCCAGATGAATGATGTTTCACAAGTGTTATTAGAAGTTTCAAGTGGAAAGGCTGACATAACTTTTGTTGAACCTGCAATAGCATTAGAATATATGAGCAAAAATCCTGGTAAAATCAAAGAAGTTAAAAATGTTCCACCTTTAAGAGTTTTTCCAAATACTATGATTGTAGGCAAAGGTGAAGTCGAACTACTATCAA
This sequence is a window from Caldithrix abyssi DSM 13497. Protein-coding genes within it:
- a CDS encoding transporter substrate-binding domain-containing protein, producing the protein MKGLKVILSFVFVCLLLFSCDSDRSKSNYLKQSKSTYQRILESGKIRVGYISYPPSFIKDPNTGKFSGIFHEVLQEIGKKLQLKIEYTEEVGWGSMIEAINSGRVDLICTGVWPTTERGKHVDFTKPLYYSTVRAYVRFNDNRFDGNLTKINNPDIRISSIDGEMTSIIAKFDFPKAKEVSLTQMNDVSQVLLEVSSGKADITFVEPAIALEYMSKNPGKIKEVKNVPPLRVFPNTMIVGKGEVELLSTINIGIDELANNGFIDKIVSKYEKFPGSFQKIALPFREE